The Haladaptatus cibarius D43 genome window below encodes:
- a CDS encoding MATE family efflux transporter codes for MTSTQPSSSITEGGLVRPMFELAWPIVVIQLLQVMYNVADTFWLGRLSANAVGAMSIAFPLIFFLISIAGGFTTAGSILVAQYTGADSEGSAGKVAGQILSFVALLSVVLGTLGFFLTEPMLTLMPSQGATTVDVVPLARQYMEVFFLGLPFLFGFFVFSSLMRGYGNTRTPMRIMFVSVVVNVILDPLLIFGFGPIEGMGIQGAALATISARAVATVLGLYILFGTSAGPDVQVGDLVPDLGYIWDIVRLGTPSALEQSTSALAMITLTAMVVQFAPPVVSAYGLGNRLASLVFLPAMGLGRATNTMVGQNLGAEKPDRAERAVWLAAKVGSAVMLSVAIVAALFPEPIVGVFMATGTQEAAATIEFGSEYLRIRSVEFAFMALLQVLLGAYRGAGNTKTAMAFSMVALWLGRVPVVYYLAFVQDMGPTGIWMGMAVGNVVGAVAAALWFTRGTWKRTVIDDTSTVATDGEGD; via the coding sequence ATGACTAGCACACAGCCCAGCAGTTCGATTACGGAGGGTGGGTTGGTGCGACCGATGTTCGAACTCGCGTGGCCGATAGTCGTTATTCAGTTGTTGCAGGTGATGTACAACGTCGCGGACACCTTCTGGCTGGGTCGACTCTCCGCCAACGCGGTCGGCGCGATGAGTATCGCGTTCCCGCTTATCTTCTTCCTTATCTCCATCGCGGGCGGATTCACGACCGCCGGGAGCATCCTCGTCGCCCAATACACCGGGGCCGATAGCGAAGGGTCTGCCGGAAAAGTCGCGGGACAAATTCTGTCGTTCGTGGCACTCCTCTCGGTCGTCCTCGGGACGCTCGGTTTCTTCCTCACCGAACCGATGCTCACACTGATGCCGTCTCAGGGAGCGACGACGGTGGATGTCGTTCCGCTCGCTCGCCAGTACATGGAAGTGTTCTTCCTCGGCCTGCCGTTCCTCTTCGGCTTCTTCGTCTTCAGTTCGCTGATGCGGGGTTACGGTAACACTCGGACGCCCATGCGAATCATGTTCGTCAGCGTGGTCGTGAACGTCATTCTCGATCCGCTACTCATCTTCGGATTCGGTCCCATTGAAGGCATGGGAATCCAAGGTGCCGCGCTCGCAACCATCTCCGCGCGAGCGGTCGCAACCGTCCTCGGACTGTACATCCTGTTCGGAACCAGCGCCGGGCCGGACGTACAGGTCGGTGACCTCGTTCCCGACCTCGGATACATTTGGGACATCGTTCGACTCGGTACGCCGAGCGCGCTCGAACAATCCACCAGTGCGCTGGCGATGATTACTCTGACCGCAATGGTCGTCCAGTTCGCGCCGCCCGTGGTCAGCGCTTACGGACTTGGTAATCGCCTCGCCTCACTCGTGTTTCTCCCGGCAATGGGGTTAGGCCGGGCGACCAACACGATGGTCGGGCAGAACCTCGGCGCGGAGAAACCTGACCGTGCGGAGCGCGCCGTTTGGCTCGCGGCGAAGGTTGGCTCCGCCGTCATGCTTTCCGTTGCAATCGTTGCGGCACTGTTTCCGGAACCAATCGTCGGCGTATTCATGGCGACGGGAACGCAGGAGGCCGCGGCAACAATCGAGTTCGGAAGTGAGTATCTCCGGATTCGTTCCGTCGAGTTCGCGTTTATGGCTCTGTTACAGGTGCTGCTCGGTGCGTACCGCGGGGCCGGAAACACGAAAACTGCGATGGCGTTTTCGATGGTGGCGCTCTGGCTTGGGCGGGTTCCAGTCGTCTACTATCTCGCATTCGTTCAGGACATGGGGCCGACCGGGATTTGGATGGGAATGGCAGTCGGCAACGTCGTCGGAGCAGTCGCCGCCGCGCTCTGGTTCACCCGTGGAACGTGGAAGCGAACTGTCATCGACGACACCAGCACGGTTGCTACTGACGGCGAAGGCGACTAA
- a CDS encoding cation:proton antiporter, translating into MADPLLVQFGIAVTAIALIGALASRISLSVIPAYIIVGILVGPNEPTAIGGISLQLVQTGEFIDLLAELGIVFLLFFLGLEFSLQQLVSNRDRLVKIGFVDLGINFLLGLGLGVLFGFSWLESFFLAGIVYISSSAVITKSLIDQGWIANAESEPILGTLVFEDIFIAVYLALLSAVALGEGSPTDAALSIGVSVAFLVVLVAVAWYGSEYIERLFETESNELFLLRVTGVTVLIAGTALALGVSEAVAAFFVGTMFSQTDHVHRIEQVLSPVRDLFAAIFFFSIGLATDITLLADILLLLGVAVVVTTVGKFVSGTVSGRFYGLDRTRSFRVGFGMVPRGEFSLVLSTLAISVGTGALGDLIPAFTVGYVLIMSILGTLLIQHSDRVTDVLETALA; encoded by the coding sequence ATGGCAGACCCGCTCCTCGTTCAGTTCGGAATTGCAGTGACGGCTATAGCGCTCATCGGGGCGCTCGCATCCCGTATTAGCCTCTCCGTCATCCCCGCCTACATCATCGTCGGCATCCTCGTCGGTCCCAACGAACCGACAGCCATCGGCGGCATCTCGCTGCAACTCGTCCAAACCGGCGAGTTCATCGACCTTCTCGCCGAACTCGGTATCGTCTTCCTCCTCTTTTTCCTCGGCTTGGAGTTCAGCCTTCAGCAACTCGTTTCGAACCGCGACCGACTGGTCAAAATCGGCTTCGTAGACCTCGGAATCAACTTCCTTCTCGGGCTGGGACTCGGTGTCCTGTTCGGCTTCTCGTGGCTCGAATCCTTTTTCCTCGCTGGAATCGTCTACATTTCCTCCAGCGCCGTGATAACGAAGTCGCTCATTGACCAAGGCTGGATTGCGAACGCGGAAAGCGAACCGATTCTCGGAACGCTCGTCTTCGAGGACATCTTCATCGCGGTGTATCTGGCCCTGCTGTCGGCGGTCGCACTGGGCGAGGGAAGTCCGACTGACGCCGCACTATCCATCGGTGTATCGGTGGCCTTCCTCGTCGTCCTCGTCGCGGTTGCGTGGTACGGTTCGGAGTACATCGAACGACTGTTCGAAACCGAATCGAACGAACTGTTTCTTCTTCGCGTGACCGGCGTCACCGTCCTCATCGCCGGAACCGCCTTGGCACTGGGCGTCAGCGAGGCAGTCGCCGCCTTCTTCGTCGGGACGATGTTCAGTCAAACCGACCACGTCCACCGAATCGAACAAGTGCTTTCGCCGGTTCGTGACCTGTTCGCCGCCATCTTCTTTTTTTCCATCGGCTTGGCCACGGACATCACCCTGCTGGCGGATATCCTCCTCCTGTTGGGTGTTGCGGTGGTCGTTACGACCGTCGGCAAGTTCGTCAGCGGAACCGTTTCGGGGCGTTTCTACGGACTCGACAGAACGCGCTCGTTCCGCGTCGGGTTCGGAATGGTTCCCCGCGGCGAGTTCTCGCTGGTCTTATCGACGCTCGCCATAAGCGTCGGAACCGGTGCGCTCGGTGACCTGATTCCCGCGTTTACCGTCGGCTACGTGCTCATTATGAGCATTCTCGGAACGCTGTTGATTCAGCACTCGGACAGGGTGACGGACGTGTTGGAAACGGCGCTCGCGTAG
- a CDS encoding radical SAM protein: MYVSTLSMFLDYKCNFACDHCSVGSSPETKYELSDEYIDQAFEEAEELDTLQLVVFTGGEVTLHLDKLLASIKEAKSRGYRTRIVTNAWWAHNMERARSMIKKLVDAGLDEINTSYDDFHTEYAPPDNIVNLVEAAVESDLKQTSVAMIIGDENPTYDAQAMIDLLTERFGAHPDAYSDRLTILEDTVSPLGRGAQIDVTELTARNGVDSGCSDVVSTISLHPDGTIKACCGHAQWYVPDLTLGSLDEKSLMDIVHNSQENMIYWLIHNIGPKKLLERIGVEGEYSGICHACHDLLGNYREEFLEYVRENKEDIVRDDIFLSDTIKRDAQSMVDHEPAIIQRLDNIADTA; this comes from the coding sequence ATGTACGTGAGCACTCTCTCCATGTTCCTCGATTACAAGTGTAATTTCGCTTGTGACCACTGTAGTGTCGGGAGTAGCCCGGAGACAAAATATGAGCTGTCTGATGAATATATCGACCAAGCGTTCGAGGAAGCGGAGGAGCTCGATACCTTACAGCTCGTCGTGTTCACCGGAGGTGAGGTAACGCTTCACCTCGACAAACTGCTTGCATCGATAAAAGAGGCGAAATCCAGAGGCTATCGAACCCGAATCGTCACGAACGCTTGGTGGGCACACAACATGGAGCGTGCCAGAAGCATGATTAAGAAGCTCGTTGATGCCGGACTGGATGAAATTAACACCAGCTACGACGACTTTCACACGGAGTACGCCCCGCCGGACAACATCGTGAATTTGGTGGAGGCGGCTGTTGAGAGCGACCTCAAACAAACTTCCGTTGCCATGATTATCGGGGACGAAAACCCAACCTATGATGCGCAAGCGATGATAGACTTGCTCACCGAGCGATTTGGCGCACATCCGGACGCGTACTCCGATAGGTTGACGATTCTGGAAGACACCGTTTCACCACTCGGTCGTGGTGCCCAGATTGACGTTACGGAATTGACCGCTCGGAATGGCGTCGATTCCGGCTGCTCCGACGTCGTAAGTACAATTTCACTCCATCCAGACGGGACGATAAAAGCCTGCTGCGGCCACGCACAGTGGTACGTTCCCGACCTGACGTTGGGAAGTTTGGACGAGAAATCGCTTATGGATATTGTCCACAATAGCCAAGAGAATATGATTTATTGGCTAATTCACAATATTGGCCCGAAAAAGCTCTTGGAGCGAATCGGCGTCGAGGGCGAGTACAGCGGTATCTGCCACGCTTGTCACGACCTGCTTGGAAACTATCGTGAGGAGTTCTTGGAGTACGTTCGAGAGAACAAAGAAGACATCGTGCGTGATGATATCTTCCTGAGTGACACAATCAAAAGGGACGCTCAGTCCATGGTTGACCACGAACCGGCAATCATACAACGTCTGGACAATATCGCAGATACGGCATAG
- the gnd gene encoding phosphogluconate dehydrogenase (NAD(+)-dependent, decarboxylating) — MQLGVIGLGRMGRIVVDRTLDAGHDIVAYDISEEAVESAESAGAEPADSVADLAEKLGDEKRIWLMVPAGEPVDAALEDLEPFLDEDDVVVDGGNSYFEDSVRRAETTESAYLDCGTSGGPAGAELGFSLMVGGPQWAYDELVPVFDAVATGSDGHDRMGKAGSGHYVKMVHNGVEYALMQTYGEGFELLHEGRYDLDLEKVARTWNNGAVIRSWLLELCEEAFREEGTDLGDVADHIAGGSTGTWTVQEALEQEVPVPLIYQALGERFDSRSEGRFSRRLANRLRYGFGRHEVKRE, encoded by the coding sequence ATGCAACTGGGCGTCATCGGACTGGGGCGCATGGGTCGAATCGTAGTGGACAGAACGCTCGATGCGGGACACGACATCGTCGCCTACGACATCTCCGAGGAGGCGGTCGAATCAGCAGAGTCGGCGGGTGCGGAACCCGCCGATTCGGTGGCTGACCTCGCCGAGAAACTCGGCGACGAGAAGCGAATCTGGCTGATGGTGCCCGCCGGGGAACCCGTGGATGCCGCGCTGGAGGATTTGGAACCGTTCCTTGACGAGGACGACGTGGTCGTCGATGGCGGGAACTCGTATTTCGAGGACTCGGTTCGACGTGCAGAAACCACGGAATCGGCGTATCTCGACTGCGGCACCAGCGGCGGCCCGGCGGGAGCAGAACTTGGCTTCTCGCTAATGGTCGGCGGGCCGCAGTGGGCCTACGACGAACTGGTTCCCGTGTTCGACGCAGTCGCGACCGGCTCGGATGGCCACGACAGAATGGGCAAAGCAGGCTCGGGGCACTACGTCAAGATGGTTCACAACGGCGTCGAGTACGCGCTGATGCAGACCTACGGCGAGGGCTTCGAACTGCTCCACGAGGGACGATACGACCTCGATTTGGAGAAAGTCGCCCGGACGTGGAACAACGGCGCGGTTATCCGCTCGTGGCTTCTCGAACTCTGTGAGGAAGCGTTCCGCGAGGAGGGCACCGATTTGGGCGACGTGGCCGACCACATCGCAGGTGGTTCGACCGGGACGTGGACGGTGCAGGAAGCGTTAGAACAGGAGGTTCCGGTTCCGCTTATCTACCAAGCCCTCGGCGAGCGATTCGACAGTCGGTCGGAAGGCCGATTCTCGCGGCGGTTGGCCAATCGACTTCGATATGGCTTCGGTCGGCACGAGGTCAAGCGAGAGTAA
- a CDS encoding DUF3784 domain-containing protein, translating into MAVDRLILTLTSGLFVVVLGALIKYKGMSKLIAGYDPDEVADEQGLNNFIGTNAILVGVLTMVVGIVDYLGVFENIVWIAFGVIVVIFAGRMIFGSRRYTY; encoded by the coding sequence ATGGCCGTAGATCGACTGATACTCACACTCACGAGTGGTCTGTTCGTGGTCGTACTTGGTGCCCTCATCAAATATAAAGGAATGTCCAAGCTGATTGCAGGATACGACCCGGACGAAGTAGCCGACGAGCAAGGACTGAATAACTTCATTGGAACGAACGCCATTCTCGTTGGAGTTCTCACGATGGTTGTGGGAATCGTCGACTACCTGGGCGTATTTGAAAATATCGTGTGGATTGCCTTCGGAGTCATCGTCGTCATCTTCGCCGGAAGAATGATTTTCGGCTCGCGCCGATACACCTACTGA
- a CDS encoding CAP domain-containing protein, giving the protein MRRKPLSVALSLALAILVLTSTVAVGAVSSESTMSESDHDSTANETDSTDATDAAEVDGWERAISAVQNALEDGELNGDFWHFLQSILSGGEDDADRPTTPEPEQPTTEPPETTASTPDETTTTETPDTTTQPESTTTPETTTTESPETTTTEPTTTPDESDGFDRSEVERYVHQFVNEERTERGLNAISFDTELRDIARGHSEDMATRNYFSHTSPEGENFADRYEQAGYICQASTGDGSYLTGGENIAQTWYDTPINSGDETVRYTTERELARGIVDQWMNSQGHRENILTDSWQNEGIGIYVTEDGQVYATQNFC; this is encoded by the coding sequence ATGAGACGGAAACCCCTCTCGGTCGCTCTTTCGCTGGCCCTCGCAATCCTCGTTCTAACCAGTACGGTCGCCGTCGGTGCGGTTTCGTCCGAATCGACGATGTCGGAAAGCGACCACGATTCGACTGCAAACGAAACCGATTCGACCGACGCGACTGACGCCGCCGAGGTGGATGGATGGGAACGCGCGATTTCTGCCGTACAGAACGCACTCGAAGACGGCGAACTGAACGGTGATTTCTGGCACTTCCTTCAATCAATCCTGTCCGGAGGTGAAGACGATGCTGACCGACCGACGACTCCGGAACCGGAACAGCCGACGACCGAACCGCCCGAAACGACGGCTTCGACCCCGGACGAGACGACTACTACGGAAACACCGGACACGACGACCCAGCCGGAATCTACCACGACTCCAGAAACAACCACCACGGAATCGCCTGAAACCACTACGACTGAGCCAACGACGACGCCAGACGAATCGGACGGCTTCGACCGGAGCGAAGTCGAGCGGTACGTCCACCAGTTCGTCAACGAAGAGCGCACGGAACGTGGCCTCAACGCCATCTCGTTCGACACCGAACTCCGCGACATCGCGCGCGGACACAGCGAGGACATGGCGACTCGAAACTACTTCTCGCACACCTCTCCCGAGGGCGAGAACTTCGCCGACCGCTACGAGCAAGCAGGCTACATCTGTCAAGCATCGACTGGTGACGGTTCGTACCTCACGGGCGGCGAAAATATCGCCCAGACGTGGTACGACACGCCGATTAACAGCGGCGACGAAACGGTTCGCTACACCACGGAACGCGAACTCGCTCGCGGTATCGTCGACCAGTGGATGAACTCGCAGGGCCACCGCGAGAACATTCTCACCGATTCGTGGCAGAACGAAGGAATTGGCATCTACGTCACAGAAGACGGACAGGTGTACGCGACGCAGAACTTCTGTTAA
- a CDS encoding 2Fe-2S iron-sulfur cluster-binding protein, whose translation MVNELGLGLGLLLTLTAVALHFTKGTKWRAADDISQEVLDRRAASVPETDFPEPMNRSIGGGGAVAVGAGAEGELEGEEGEEEDAGFDPEAIPEDEVEYFEVEYVKEGSTIEVASNETILEAGEEEGWDLPYSCRAGSCLSCGAKIADGEPDDVIHSNNDTLSDDELDNGYFLSCTAYPQADISVETNETP comes from the coding sequence ATGGTAAACGAACTGGGTCTGGGACTCGGGCTACTGCTCACGCTCACCGCAGTGGCTCTGCACTTCACCAAGGGAACCAAGTGGCGCGCCGCGGACGACATTTCCCAAGAAGTGCTCGACCGACGCGCGGCGAGTGTCCCCGAAACCGACTTCCCCGAACCGATGAACCGCTCTATCGGTGGTGGCGGTGCGGTCGCTGTGGGTGCCGGTGCGGAAGGCGAACTCGAAGGCGAAGAAGGCGAGGAAGAGGACGCTGGCTTCGACCCCGAAGCGATTCCGGAGGACGAAGTCGAATACTTCGAAGTCGAATACGTCAAAGAGGGTTCGACCATCGAAGTCGCCAGCAACGAGACGATTCTCGAAGCAGGCGAAGAAGAAGGCTGGGACCTTCCGTACTCCTGCCGCGCAGGGTCGTGTCTCTCCTGTGGTGCGAAAATCGCCGACGGAGAACCGGACGACGTCATTCACAGCAACAACGACACGCTTAGCGACGACGAACTCGACAACGGATACTTCCTGTCCTGTACGGCCTATCCGCAGGCCGACATCAGCGTCGAGACGAACGAAACGCCGTAG
- a CDS encoding 5'-deoxyadenosine deaminase, whose product MILTGTVVADATTIIEDGAVVVSGETIEAVGDRTELLDRYAEHDVDEYDLLLPGLVGGHIHSVQSLGRGIADDAELLDWLFEYVLPMEANLDAEEMYAAARLGYLELIESGTTTCIDHLSVRHANRAFDAAEEMRIRGRIGKVLMDKRAPEGLHEVTEAGLETTEDLIRQYHGANNGRIQYAVTPRFAVSCTEECLRGARRLTDKYDGVRIHTHASENQDEIVTVESDTGQRNIHWLDEVGLTGEDVVLAHCVWTDESEREVLAETGTHVTYCPSSNMKLASGIAPIIDYLDRGINVALGNDGPPCNNTLDPFTEMRQASLLQKVDELDAQAAPAGTIFEMATINGARAAGFDRVGKLREGWQADIIGVTADITRATPLYDPLSHAVFGAHGDDVEFTMVAGDVLQQDGEVVVADADAIRAEANEIAAGLDVAPETGIF is encoded by the coding sequence ATGATACTGACTGGAACAGTCGTCGCCGACGCGACGACGATTATCGAGGACGGGGCAGTCGTCGTCTCCGGCGAGACGATCGAAGCAGTCGGTGACCGCACCGAACTGCTCGACAGATACGCCGAACACGACGTAGACGAGTACGACCTTCTCCTTCCGGGCCTCGTCGGCGGCCACATTCACTCGGTACAGAGCCTCGGGCGAGGAATCGCCGACGACGCCGAACTGCTCGACTGGTTGTTCGAATACGTCCTCCCGATGGAAGCCAATCTCGACGCGGAGGAGATGTACGCCGCGGCCCGATTAGGCTATCTCGAACTCATCGAGAGCGGGACGACCACCTGTATCGACCACCTCTCGGTTCGGCATGCAAATCGAGCCTTCGACGCCGCGGAGGAGATGAGAATCCGGGGTCGCATCGGAAAGGTGCTGATGGACAAACGCGCCCCCGAGGGACTCCACGAAGTCACCGAGGCGGGACTGGAAACGACGGAAGACCTCATCCGGCAGTACCACGGCGCGAACAATGGCCGGATTCAGTACGCCGTCACGCCGCGATTCGCCGTCTCCTGTACCGAGGAGTGTCTCCGCGGTGCGCGACGATTAACCGACAAATACGACGGCGTAAGAATCCACACGCACGCGAGCGAAAATCAGGACGAAATCGTCACCGTGGAATCCGACACCGGCCAGCGAAACATTCACTGGTTGGACGAAGTCGGATTGACTGGCGAAGACGTCGTCCTCGCCCACTGCGTCTGGACGGACGAATCGGAGCGCGAGGTGCTTGCGGAGACGGGAACACATGTCACCTACTGTCCCTCTTCGAACATGAAACTCGCCAGTGGAATCGCGCCAATCATCGACTACCTCGACCGGGGAATCAACGTCGCGCTGGGCAACGACGGCCCGCCGTGCAACAACACGTTAGACCCCTTCACCGAAATGCGGCAAGCGAGCCTCCTGCAAAAGGTGGACGAACTCGACGCGCAGGCGGCCCCCGCGGGAACCATCTTCGAGATGGCGACGATAAACGGCGCTCGCGCCGCCGGATTCGACCGCGTCGGAAAACTCCGGGAAGGCTGGCAGGCAGACATCATCGGCGTGACAGCCGACATCACCCGCGCGACACCGCTGTACGACCCGCTTTCGCACGCCGTTTTCGGCGCGCACGGCGACGACGTGGAGTTCACGATGGTCGCCGGAGACGTGCTTCAACAAGACGGCGAGGTCGTCGTCGCCGACGCCGACGCGATTCGCGCGGAGGCGAACGAAATCGCGGCAGGGCTAGACGTGGCTCCCGAAACCGGCATCTTCTGA
- a CDS encoding lamin tail domain-containing protein: protein MDVRYSDGTTETVRLLGVDTPETHSANTPDEFEGLPTNSAGENCLADEGEDATAFMTRELEGKQVTLKFDSESDKRGYYGRLLAYVYHGGEDYNYKLIDSGRARVYDSTFSKSDSYYSAESSAQSERRDLWRCRDAGGAGDVDIETIHADASGNDNDNLNDEYVILENTGSSTISLSGWTISDAVGQSYTFSGTSLAPGETVMLHTGSGSDSSSDVYWNRGSAVWNNDGDTVLLDTDSGSRVTSRAY, encoded by the coding sequence TTGGACGTTCGCTATTCCGATGGAACGACGGAAACCGTCCGATTGCTCGGCGTCGATACGCCCGAAACGCACAGCGCGAACACGCCCGACGAGTTCGAAGGCCTTCCGACCAACAGCGCCGGTGAGAACTGTCTCGCCGACGAGGGTGAAGACGCCACGGCGTTCATGACCCGCGAACTCGAAGGCAAGCAGGTCACCCTGAAGTTCGATTCCGAATCCGACAAACGCGGCTACTACGGGCGACTGCTGGCCTACGTCTACCACGGCGGTGAAGATTACAACTACAAACTCATCGACTCCGGGCGGGCGCGGGTGTACGATTCGACGTTTTCCAAGAGCGATAGCTACTACAGCGCCGAATCGAGCGCCCAAAGCGAACGCAGGGACTTGTGGCGGTGCCGCGACGCTGGCGGTGCGGGTGACGTAGACATCGAGACGATTCACGCCGATGCTTCGGGGAACGACAACGACAACCTGAACGACGAGTACGTGATCCTCGAAAACACCGGTTCCAGCACGATTTCGCTCTCGGGATGGACGATTTCGGACGCAGTGGGCCAGTCGTACACCTTTTCGGGAACGTCGCTCGCCCCCGGTGAAACTGTGATGCTCCACACCGGCAGCGGTTCGGATTCGAGCAGTGACGTGTACTGGAACCGCGGTTCCGCCGTCTGGAACAACGACGGTGATACCGTTTTGCTCGACACCGATTCGGGAAGTCGGGTAACGAGTCGCGCGTACTAA
- a CDS encoding cation:proton antiporter regulatory subunit, whose amino-acid sequence MTVYESEIPGVGHKFELELDGEERLVVIIHHDGKRELYRRPSPNEDSVKLASLTGKKARQLGSILEGAYFQPVEMDDLNVPLGESIIEWVEVKDGSPLVDQTLQQAEIRQQTGVSIIAIQRGEETISNPSPDTGIDSGDILVAIGTREEQAELSDLLTADDEGN is encoded by the coding sequence ATGACTGTCTACGAATCGGAAATCCCCGGCGTCGGCCACAAGTTCGAACTCGAACTCGACGGCGAGGAGCGACTCGTCGTCATCATCCACCACGATGGAAAACGCGAACTGTATCGGCGTCCGTCGCCGAACGAGGACAGCGTCAAACTCGCCTCGCTGACGGGCAAGAAAGCCCGTCAGCTCGGCTCTATCCTCGAAGGAGCCTACTTCCAACCGGTCGAGATGGACGATTTGAACGTTCCGCTCGGGGAGTCCATCATCGAATGGGTGGAGGTCAAAGACGGTTCCCCGCTGGTTGACCAAACCCTTCAACAGGCGGAAATCAGACAGCAAACCGGTGTCTCCATCATCGCAATTCAGCGCGGCGAGGAGACGATTTCGAACCCAAGTCCGGATACGGGCATCGACTCGGGCGACATCCTCGTCGCCATCGGAACCCGCGAGGAACAGGCGGAACTCTCGGACTTGCTCACCGCCGACGACGAGGGCAACTGA
- a CDS encoding alpha/beta hydrolase has product MNQIIDNFVTSLKQHQFDTAERYFTDDLAEAYPSSKLESDWIRLTETLGEFNSVETVRTQDADPYQIRNVELQFDDGQQTLRIVFSGGDESISGLQYISQQRGTTVLPEYVDESRFSCEQVVVGSDEYPLSGEIALPTAEEPYPGVVLVHGSGPHDMDCSLESYKPFRDLGYGLASQTIGTLRYNKRTYSYDLNENECTVDNLVLDDAVNAVNQIANRKDISEVFVIGHSLGGMLAPAIIRRSNAQGGILLAANARRLEDVVIDQYRTLADEGAVDASQLRSLEGEYQQIRNRDWNDDVELLEFPVSFWDSLSDYEPVQTASDLNVPVRIAQGKRDAQISTEKDFEVWKSELKSEDGVSFRLFDDLNHLFVEEDENGHSGQPQANVADDLIQWVSNWCTTVR; this is encoded by the coding sequence ATGAATCAAATTATTGATAACTTCGTAACTTCTCTAAAGCAACACCAGTTTGATACAGCAGAACGCTATTTTACCGACGACCTCGCAGAGGCGTACCCCTCCTCGAAACTCGAATCGGACTGGATTCGATTAACTGAGACGCTCGGCGAGTTCAATTCTGTCGAAACCGTTCGAACACAAGATGCAGACCCGTATCAGATTCGGAACGTGGAACTGCAGTTCGATGATGGTCAACAGACCCTTCGAATCGTTTTTTCGGGAGGAGACGAGTCCATCTCCGGACTCCAATACATTTCGCAGCAACGGGGCACGACGGTGCTTCCGGAGTACGTCGATGAATCTCGGTTCAGTTGCGAACAAGTCGTCGTCGGCAGTGACGAATATCCTCTCTCGGGAGAAATCGCACTGCCGACCGCGGAAGAACCGTATCCCGGTGTAGTGCTGGTTCACGGGTCAGGTCCTCACGACATGGACTGTTCATTGGAATCCTACAAGCCGTTTCGTGACCTCGGTTACGGACTTGCCTCCCAAACAATCGGGACGCTGCGATATAACAAACGAACCTACTCCTACGACCTGAACGAGAACGAATGCACGGTAGATAACTTGGTGTTGGATGATGCGGTTAATGCGGTGAATCAGATAGCAAATCGTAAGGACATCTCCGAAGTCTTCGTGATTGGGCATAGTTTGGGCGGCATGCTCGCTCCGGCGATTATCCGCCGCTCGAACGCACAGGGGGGTATCCTCCTCGCCGCGAACGCTCGCCGATTGGAAGACGTAGTTATCGACCAGTACCGCACGCTGGCCGATGAGGGCGCGGTCGATGCTAGTCAACTACGGTCTTTGGAAGGCGAGTATCAACAAATACGTAATCGGGATTGGAACGATGACGTGGAGTTGCTGGAGTTCCCCGTTTCGTTTTGGGATAGCCTCTCTGATTACGAACCAGTACAGACAGCATCCGACCTCAATGTACCCGTGAGAATCGCACAAGGAAAACGGGATGCCCAAATCTCAACCGAGAAGGATTTCGAAGTATGGAAATCGGAGTTGAAATCGGAAGACGGTGTTTCGTTCCGTCTCTTCGACGACCTCAACCACCTGTTCGTAGAAGAAGATGAAAACGGCCACTCCGGCCAACCCCAAGCAAACGTAGCGGACGACCTCATCCAGTGGGTGTCCAACTGGTGTACTACAGTCCGATAA